TTTATGCCCGTCATACTCATCATAACTGCCGTCACAGGTGTGCACGCTCTCGGAATAAGTGCTCACCACATTCCCGTTCACCCACGTGGCATTGCAAAACCCGTCGAGTTTCCCGGCATTGTCCGTCATCCGATAGGAGACCAGCTGCCTCTGGTTGTTATAAGTATAGTATATCTTATAGAGCACGACGCCTTTGTGCTGAATAACCGAAGAGCGGGCCAGCCCCGCCGCATTGAGCGTATAGGTAACCTTAAACACGCCCGGCTCTCCGAGGACCTCGCCGCCTTCGAACTGATACCAGACTTTGCCATCCTCGTAATTGATCGGAATTTCCAGCGTCAGGCCGCCCTGTGTTACCTTAATCTTCGACATCCGCCGATTCGCATCGTAACTGTATTCGATGGCGCCGTTTCCCTCCGTAGGATCTTTCGACTCGACCCGTTTGATCTTCTTATCCGCCGACGCCGGGGGAGTTACGAAACGCTGCTCGTCGAGTTCCGCCGCGGAGGGAGTTCCGCCGGTCGGGGCGATCGTCATGGAGGCTTTGCCGTTCCCCACGTCGCTGATGGTGATTTTGCCGAAATCGCTCAACGTGAGTTCGTGCAGATCGGCAGCAACGGAATAGGCGCCCGACAGCAGGTAGATATTATTCTCCGCAGCCCGGGTAAAGGGCGTTTTGGATAAAAACGTATAAAGGCCGTCGGTCGTGAACTCGAGCGAAACATAGTTCGAACTCTCCGCAAAAGTCCACACTTTGGCGATAGCCTGCTTCAGTTTGGCCTCGGTATCGGGATATTGCTCCTTCCCGGCGGCGGACTGCGTGACATCAATCGTCGCCTTTTCACTCCCGGCCGTCACCGTAATCACCGCCGGCGTCGGAGCTGTTTCCGACGTATTGGGATCGGCGGAAACCGTAAACTGACCCTCCCCCGCAGCGACCTTGCACCAGCTTTGCGAAGACTCGGCTTTCCACGCCGGTTGATTGGTGACGACCTTTACGGTAAAGGTCTCCGTCGCCGCGGCCGTAAAGGCAATCGCAGTTTGGGGACTGACCGACAAAGTCGCCTTATCCGGAGCCGGATCGTCCTTCTTGCATCCCGACAGCAGCACTGCCGCCAACAGGAACGATGTAAAGATTTTGGATTTCATACGCATTTTTTATTGGATGAGAGTGATTTCGAGATACGACACGACAAAACACAACAACCCCTTGTCAGAGTCATTATATAATCGCGGAAAGCCGGATTCAGAAATTCAACCGGAACAGCGCGAGGGGGGGGGTAAGTCGATCGACAGCCGAGAGCCAATGGGGAAGAAATTTACCTCCCGTTTCATTTCCCGAACGAAAACCCGTTCTATCGCTGTCAGATCGTTTCATAGCTGAAAACAAAGGTATTCAAATTCCGCTGAATTCAAAATAAATCAGCGGAAATAATCGTCTGAAGGGAAAAATAACAGGCATTGGCGTCCCCCGCGCGCATGACACGTCTATTTTAAAACGAATTCGTCGGCATCCCGCCACGCGGGGAATTTTTCGCGGAACGCCGCCAGCGCCCCCGTGTCGAACACGCCCGTCAGAATTCGTTCCCCGCCGCCGGCTTCGACCATCGTGCGGCCCTTGAAGTCGACCAACGCCGAATCCCCGGCGTAACGGGCCGCAGGGTCATCCCCCACCCGATTCACCCCGGCCGCATAGCACTGGTTTTCGATGGCCCGGGCGCGCAGCAGCGTCCGCCACACTTCGCGCCGCGGCGCAGGCCACGAGGCGCAGCACAGAATGGCGTCGTAATCGCCCCGGCAACGGCTCCAGACCGGAAAACGCAAATCGTAACAGACGAGCAGCAAGAACCGCACGCCTCCGTATTCGACCACCGCACGGCTGTCGCCGGGCGTGTACTGGCGCGCTTCGCCGCCGGGTGCGAACAGATGGCGTTTATCATAGCCGATAAATTCGCCCGAGGGTTTCACGAAATACATCCGGTTATAGAAACGTCCGTTTTCGGCAACGGCGACGCTGCCTGCGACCGCCTTGCCGTATCGGGCGGCCCAGCGGCGCAGGGCCGTGACGACCGCCCCGCCGGCCCCGTCGGCCACTCCGGCGGGATCGAGCGTGAAGCCCGTGGCGAACAGTTCGGGCAGCAGCACGACATCCGCTTCGGCGGCAGCGACCATCGGTTCGAGCCGCGCGAGGTTCCGCGCGGGCTGTTCCCAGGCGATGTCGCACTGGCAGAGGGCGATGCGGAGTTCCACGAAAATCAGAGCTTATAGACGGTCAGCGACGACGCGCGGTCGCGCTGGTGGAAAAGCGTCACCCGGCAGGGCACGAAATCCGACGCCGCACAGCGCCACAGGTCGATGAACTGCTGGGGATTGCGCTCCGTGAGCGGGAACCACGAACTCTGCACCTGCACCATGATCCGGTGTCCGGCGCGGAACGTGTGGGCGATGTCGGTCGTGCGGAAAGGCACGGTCTCGGGGTTGCCCGGCACGAAGGCTTTCGGACGCGCGAAGCCGTCGCGGTAACGGCCGCGCACCACGTCGCCGCGGACGAGCATCTGCATGCCGGCCTTTTCACCCTCGTCGGGGTAAACGTCGATCAGTTTCACGACGAAATCGGCATCCGAGGTCGAAAGGGCCACTTTCAGCGAAGCCTCGACCGGACCGGCAAGGGTCACGTCTTCCGCAAGCGGTTCGGTCACGAACGTCAGCACGTCCTTGCGGCCCTCCAGAAACCGCTGGTCGGCGATCATATACTCCTTGGGACGCCGCGTGCCGGAGGTTGCGATATACGGCACGGGGTCGGCAGGATCGGACGTATAGCTCGTCGAGGAGTTTTTCACCGTCGGTTTTTCGGTCGTGATGCGGCCGCCGCCGGCGAGGTAAAGAGTCAGTTTGCGGGCCTCGGAAGGCGTCCACCGCCCGAACGTATGCCAGCGGTTGTCGCCCGACGAGAAAGCCGCCACGGGCGGCAGCCGGTCGACCGTGTCGCGCGCCCAGAGGTAGCAGTCGAAAAAGGGCGCCTCGAAATGTTCCATATAGTAGGCTCCGGAGGCCTCCTCTCCGAAATCGAAGTCGCCCAGCGTACGCCCGTCGCCGCGCCATGCCCCGTGGGCCCACGGCCCGACGACCAGATGGAGCGGAGTCCGGGCGCTCTGGCGCAGGACGGCTTTGTAAAGGTTCCAGGCCCCGTAGCAATCCTCGGCGTCGAACGTGCCGCCCACGACCAGCATCGCGGGACGGATGTTGTAGCAGGCCCGGCGCGTGTCGCGCGCGCGCCACCACTCGTCGTAGTCGGGATGTTCGGCCATCTCCTCCCAGAACGCATTGGGTGCCAGCAGTTTCGTCAGGTCGGCCCGCGTGGGGCGCTCCGTGAGGAAGAACGTGCGTTCGTCGGGCGAGATCGTCAGCCCGCGCCGCGGCATCTTGTCGGTCGGCTCGTGTCCAGCGGGCGTGTTCATCGAATTGAGGAACCGCACGGCGTCGCTCAGCATCAGCACGCCGTTGTGGTGCACGTCGTCGCCCATGTACCAGTCCGTAACGGGGGCCTGCGGCGAAACGGCCTTCACGGCCGGATGCCCGCTCAAACCGCCCATCAGGGCGTAGAATCCCGGGTAGGAGCATCCCGCGAAACCCACACGGCCGTTGTTGCCGGGAATGTTCTTCACCAGCCAGTCCACCGTATCGTAGCTGTCCGTCGTCTCGTCCACGCTGCCGAAGCCCGCGGGACGCACGTGCATGAACTCGCCCTCGCTCATGTAGCGGCCCCGGACGTCCTGCTGGACGATGATGTAGCCGCGGTCGACGTAGCTGCGCATGTAGCCTTTTTCGAAACTGCCGGGAAACTGTCCCTCGCCGTAAGGTCCCGTACCGTAAGGCGTCCGGAAAATGATTATCGGGGCCTTGCCGGGGGCCTTGGGCGTGAAGACCGAGGTGTGCAGGCGCACGCTGTCGCGCATGGCGATACGGTATTCGGTCTTGTCGTAAAGCGTGCTGACAGGCTGGGCGCACGCGGCGGCCGCTACCAGCAATCCCGCCCAGAGCAGGAACAGAAATCGGCGTAGTTTCATCATTTCGGGAGATTTTTACGTTTCGTAAAGATACGGTTTTTCGGCCAATCCGCAAAACTTTCGCTCCGCAAGCCGGCAAATCCGCCGCATCTTCCGGCAGTACGGCCCGCGAAGTTTGGATTCGGACGAAAATAAACGTACTTTTGCAGCGTATATACCGGAAAAACCATGTTGAAAGCAGGACGCATACAAACCCTCACCGTAAGCCGCGTATCGGAATACGGCCTATACCTCGCCGACGAGGAGCAGAACGAAGTGCTGCTCCCCAACCGCTACACTTCGCTGACGGACAAGGTCGGCGACCGGAAAGAGGTCTTCCTCTACCACGACTCGGAGGACCGCCTCGTGGCGACGACCGAAACGCCGCTGCTGCGCGAAGGCGAAGCGGGCTATCTGCGCGTGGTGGACAAGACGGCCCACGGGGCTTTCCTCGACTGGGGACTGCACGGCAAGGACCTGTTCCTCCCCAACCGCAACCAGCAGGGCGGCATCCTGGCCGGACACAGCTACATCGTCTACCTCTACGAAGACAACATCACGGGCCGCTGCGTGGCCACGACCAAACTCAAGAGTTTCATAAACAACGACCTGATCACGGTGAAACCCCGCGAGGAGGTCTCGCTGCTGGTGGCCTCGGAGAGCGAAATCGGCTTCCGCGTGATCGTCAACAACCGCCACTGGGGCATGATCTACCGCAACCAGATCTTCCGTCCCGTGGCCGTCGGCGA
This Alistipes shahii WAL 8301 DNA region includes the following protein-coding sequences:
- a CDS encoding BACON domain-containing protein, producing the protein MKSKIFTSFLLAAVLLSGCKKDDPAPDKATLSVSPQTAIAFTAAATETFTVKVVTNQPAWKAESSQSWCKVAAGEGQFTVSADPNTSETAPTPAVITVTAGSEKATIDVTQSAAGKEQYPDTEAKLKQAIAKVWTFAESSNYVSLEFTTDGLYTFLSKTPFTRAAENNIYLLSGAYSVAADLHELTLSDFGKITISDVGNGKASMTIAPTGGTPSAAELDEQRFVTPPASADKKIKRVESKDPTEGNGAIEYSYDANRRMSKIKVTQGGLTLEIPINYEDGKVWYQFEGGEVLGEPGVFKVTYTLNAAGLARSSVIQHKGVVLYKIYYTYNNQRQLVSYRMTDNAGKLDGFCNATWVNGNVVSTYSESVHTCDGSYDEYDGHKYYHHDHNGDGIFNQEDIITRETDHSTYSYSARENKGGYMYPIVTPDIFGSSDVFDQLGQWIGVLGVSCKHLMSEHADADGALTYQFDAEGYPTRIDVSFPEDPSDNWYILQTYE
- a CDS encoding nitrilase-related carbon-nitrogen hydrolase, translated to MELRIALCQCDIAWEQPARNLARLEPMVAAAEADVVLLPELFATGFTLDPAGVADGAGGAVVTALRRWAARYGKAVAGSVAVAENGRFYNRMYFVKPSGEFIGYDKRHLFAPGGEARQYTPGDSRAVVEYGGVRFLLLVCYDLRFPVWSRCRGDYDAILCCASWPAPRREVWRTLLRARAIENQCYAAGVNRVGDDPAARYAGDSALVDFKGRTMVEAGGGERILTGVFDTGALAAFREKFPAWRDADEFVLK
- a CDS encoding CocE/NonD family hydrolase, which encodes MKLRRFLFLLWAGLLVAAAACAQPVSTLYDKTEYRIAMRDSVRLHTSVFTPKAPGKAPIIIFRTPYGTGPYGEGQFPGSFEKGYMRSYVDRGYIIVQQDVRGRYMSEGEFMHVRPAGFGSVDETTDSYDTVDWLVKNIPGNNGRVGFAGCSYPGFYALMGGLSGHPAVKAVSPQAPVTDWYMGDDVHHNGVLMLSDAVRFLNSMNTPAGHEPTDKMPRRGLTISPDERTFFLTERPTRADLTKLLAPNAFWEEMAEHPDYDEWWRARDTRRACYNIRPAMLVVGGTFDAEDCYGAWNLYKAVLRQSARTPLHLVVGPWAHGAWRGDGRTLGDFDFGEEASGAYYMEHFEAPFFDCYLWARDTVDRLPPVAAFSSGDNRWHTFGRWTPSEARKLTLYLAGGGRITTEKPTVKNSSTSYTSDPADPVPYIATSGTRRPKEYMIADQRFLEGRKDVLTFVTEPLAEDVTLAGPVEASLKVALSTSDADFVVKLIDVYPDEGEKAGMQMLVRGDVVRGRYRDGFARPKAFVPGNPETVPFRTTDIAHTFRAGHRIMVQVQSSWFPLTERNPQQFIDLWRCAASDFVPCRVTLFHQRDRASSLTVYKL
- a CDS encoding S1 RNA-binding domain-containing protein: MLKAGRIQTLTVSRVSEYGLYLADEEQNEVLLPNRYTSLTDKVGDRKEVFLYHDSEDRLVATTETPLLREGEAGYLRVVDKTAHGAFLDWGLHGKDLFLPNRNQQGGILAGHSYIVYLYEDNITGRCVATTKLKSFINNDLITVKPREEVSLLVASESEIGFRVIVNNRHWGMIYRNQIFRPVAVGDRLKGYVRRITEDNRIDVSLQQTGFAQVKDSAEVLLQLVRDNGGFLPLNDDSAPEEVTRLTGTSKKVFKRSLGMLLKRGAVEAGEKGIKIRKHGED